From a region of the Tateyamaria omphalii genome:
- a CDS encoding DUF2460 domain-containing protein yields the protein MNFHEVRFPASLSFGSVGGPERRTEVVTLANGYEERNTPWAHSRRRYDAGLGMRSLDDVETLIAFFEARMGQMYGFRWKDWADFKSGSASVDPDFLDQTIATGDGVQAVFPLVKTYRSGGFSYARPIAKPVAGSVRVGLGRDEMQEGVDYEVDLATGLVTFQHPPEENEEITAGFEFDVPVRFDTDQIQTSVASFQAGTVPNVPIIEVRV from the coding sequence ATGAATTTTCACGAGGTAAGATTTCCCGCGTCGCTGAGCTTTGGCTCTGTTGGCGGGCCGGAGCGTCGCACAGAGGTTGTGACCCTTGCCAACGGGTATGAAGAGCGCAACACGCCCTGGGCGCATTCGCGTCGCCGCTATGACGCCGGGCTGGGCATGCGGTCGCTGGACGATGTCGAGACGCTGATCGCGTTTTTCGAAGCTCGCATGGGCCAGATGTATGGGTTCCGGTGGAAGGACTGGGCAGACTTCAAATCCGGTTCTGCCAGCGTTGATCCGGACTTTCTGGACCAGACCATTGCCACTGGTGACGGTGTTCAGGCTGTCTTTCCCTTGGTGAAGACGTACCGTTCCGGTGGATTTTCCTACGCACGACCGATCGCGAAGCCGGTCGCTGGTTCGGTGCGTGTAGGGCTGGGGCGGGACGAAATGCAGGAGGGCGTCGATTACGAAGTTGACCTTGCCACCGGGTTGGTCACCTTCCAGCATCCGCCAGAGGAGAATGAAGAAATCACCGCCGGTTTCGAGTTCGATGTGCCCGTGCGTTTTGACACGGATCAGATCCAGACATCGGTTGCAAGTTTTCAGGCCGGTACGGTTCCAAACGTGCCCATCATCGAGGTGCGTGTGTAA
- a CDS encoding NlpC/P60 family protein, translating to MTHHALLVVEEARRWIGTPYVHQMAVRGAGTDCLGLVRGVWRAVIGQEPERPPAYSMDWSEPQGRELLWGAALRHLELKDHAAHALGDVILFRMRDGSVAKHLGIQSEVGDTPRFVHAYSGHGVVESPLSAPWARRVVARFQFPDGEAS from the coding sequence ATGACGCATCACGCTTTGTTGGTGGTTGAGGAAGCCCGCCGCTGGATCGGAACCCCGTATGTCCACCAGATGGCGGTGCGCGGAGCAGGCACGGATTGCCTTGGTCTTGTGCGGGGTGTGTGGCGCGCTGTCATCGGGCAAGAGCCGGAGCGGCCCCCTGCTTACAGCATGGATTGGTCCGAGCCGCAGGGGCGGGAACTGCTTTGGGGTGCGGCGTTGCGCCATTTGGAACTCAAAGACCATGCTGCGCACGCGCTGGGCGACGTGATCCTGTTTCGAATGCGCGATGGATCTGTCGCAAAGCATCTGGGTATTCAATCTGAGGTTGGAGATACGCCGCGCTTTGTGCACGCGTATAGCGGGCATGGCGTTGTCGAAAGCCCGTTGAGTGCCCCCTGGGCTCGCCGCGTCGTGGCCCGTTTCCAGTTTCCTGATGGGGAGGCCAGCTGA
- a CDS encoding phage major capsid protein, which translates to MSKTEIKARAGEGLSPAQDIAEAMNSFVNELKGFKADIQTKLQQTEERLTMLDRKNMTAARTPLAGAVETGAPHQKAFNAYLRSGEDDGLRGLELEGKSLSTAVNSDGGYLVDPATSESVKSVLNATASIRSIASVVNVEATSYDVLVDHTDVGAGWATETATQAETDTPTIDRITIPLHELSALPKASQRLLDDSAFDIEGWLAGRIADKFARAEAAAFINGDGIDKPKGFLTHTTVDNDVWAWGNLGYVPTGVDGDVTAEAIIDVVYALGAEYRANATFVMNSKTAGLVRKLKDNDGRFLWSDGLAAGQPATLMGYPVLIAEDMPDAGNGADAIAFGDFNAGYTVAERPDLRVLRDPFSAKPHVLFYATKRVGGDVSDFAAIKLLKFATA; encoded by the coding sequence ATGAGCAAGACCGAGATCAAGGCTCGGGCCGGGGAAGGTTTGTCCCCAGCCCAGGACATTGCCGAGGCCATGAATAGTTTCGTCAATGAACTGAAAGGCTTCAAGGCCGACATTCAAACCAAACTTCAACAAACGGAAGAGCGACTGACCATGCTGGATCGGAAAAACATGACTGCGGCGCGCACCCCTCTGGCTGGTGCGGTTGAAACGGGTGCCCCCCATCAGAAGGCGTTCAATGCCTATCTGCGGTCGGGCGAAGATGATGGCCTGCGGGGCCTGGAGCTGGAGGGCAAGTCGCTGTCCACGGCTGTGAATTCGGATGGCGGTTACCTCGTCGATCCGGCGACATCGGAATCAGTGAAATCGGTGCTGAACGCGACCGCGTCGATCCGTTCCATCGCGTCGGTGGTGAATGTCGAGGCGACATCCTATGACGTACTGGTCGACCACACCGATGTGGGCGCAGGCTGGGCGACAGAGACCGCCACGCAGGCCGAGACCGACACCCCCACGATCGACCGCATCACCATCCCGCTGCACGAGCTGTCGGCCCTGCCGAAAGCCTCGCAGCGTCTGCTGGATGACAGCGCGTTCGACATTGAAGGTTGGCTGGCGGGTCGCATTGCCGACAAGTTCGCCCGTGCCGAGGCGGCGGCGTTCATCAACGGTGATGGCATCGACAAGCCCAAGGGTTTCCTGACCCATACGACGGTCGACAATGACGTCTGGGCCTGGGGCAACCTCGGTTATGTGCCCACCGGTGTGGACGGTGACGTGACTGCCGAGGCCATCATCGACGTCGTCTATGCGCTGGGTGCCGAGTACCGCGCCAACGCGACCTTTGTCATGAATTCGAAGACGGCTGGTCTGGTGCGCAAGCTGAAGGACAATGACGGTCGTTTCCTGTGGTCGGACGGTCTGGCCGCTGGTCAGCCCGCAACGTTGATGGGCTACCCGGTGCTGATCGCCGAAGACATGCCTGATGCTGGCAACGGCGCAGACGCCATTGCCTTTGGTGACTTCAACGCAGGCTACACCGTGGCCGAGCGCCCCGATCTGCGTGTGCTGCGTGATCCCTTCAGCGCGAAACCCCACGTCCTGTTCTATGCCACCAAGCGCGTGGGCGGTGACGTGAGCGACTTTGCCGCGATCAAACTGCTGAAATTCGCAACCGCCTAA
- a CDS encoding rcc01693 family protein: MTKTLDWPALMRAGMQGLRLTPDAFWALTPAELQMMLGTPGQAAPLLSGGWTR, translated from the coding sequence ATGACCAAGACACTGGACTGGCCCGCGCTGATGCGGGCCGGCATGCAGGGGCTGCGCCTGACGCCTGACGCGTTCTGGGCGCTGACCCCCGCCGAATTGCAGATGATGCTGGGCACGCCCGGTCAGGCCGCACCGCTGCTGAGCGGGGGCTGGACGCGCTGA
- a CDS encoding DUF3168 domain-containing protein — MSYAVSAALQSAVFAAVASDIAVSDAVGDAVYDALPSGAVPSIYVSIGPETVRAADDKTGDGAEHRFVVSVVTEVPGFFAAKEVAGHVCDVLHDADLSLDRGRLVSLRFDRARAVKIDKGTGRRIDLTFRARTEDN, encoded by the coding sequence ATGAGTTACGCCGTTTCCGCAGCGCTTCAGAGCGCTGTCTTTGCTGCTGTGGCCTCAGACATCGCCGTCAGCGATGCGGTGGGTGATGCCGTGTATGACGCGCTGCCCAGCGGTGCCGTGCCCAGCATATATGTCAGCATCGGTCCCGAGACCGTGCGTGCCGCCGACGACAAGACCGGCGACGGGGCAGAGCACCGATTTGTCGTGTCTGTCGTGACCGAGGTGCCTGGGTTTTTTGCCGCCAAGGAAGTCGCGGGTCATGTGTGCGACGTGCTGCATGACGCCGACCTTTCGCTGGACCGGGGGCGTCTGGTGTCGCTGCGTTTTGATCGTGCCCGTGCCGTCAAGATCGACAAGGGCACGGGCCGCCGCATCGACCTGACGTTCCGCGCGCGGACCGAAGACAACTAA
- a CDS encoding GTA head formation protein, RCAP_rcc01685 family, translating to MNDAKLWEKFACGPGLKLEAHERLTEVHFANILDRLARLETLMERLEKRLWLTVYGVVAVVLATGFQSIMAAIPQ from the coding sequence ATGAATGACGCCAAGCTGTGGGAAAAGTTCGCCTGTGGGCCGGGCCTGAAGCTGGAGGCGCATGAGCGGCTGACCGAGGTGCATTTTGCCAATATCTTGGACCGTTTGGCGCGGCTCGAGACGTTGATGGAGCGGCTGGAGAAGCGGTTGTGGCTGACCGTTTACGGCGTTGTGGCCGTTGTTTTGGCGACCGGGTTTCAGTCGATCATGGCGGCGATACCCCAGTGA
- a CDS encoding gene transfer agent family protein, whose protein sequence is MTNPWRGEVPLVIDGHPEVMRLTLGALAGLEAALAEPSLVALVERFEQGRFSSADVLAVLKAGLVGGGSSFDPVALDHAEIAGGPMGAARAAAELIARAFVVPEA, encoded by the coding sequence ATGACCAATCCGTGGAGGGGAGAGGTCCCGCTGGTGATCGACGGGCACCCGGAGGTCATGCGTTTGACGCTTGGTGCGCTGGCCGGGCTTGAGGCCGCGTTGGCTGAGCCGTCGCTGGTGGCGCTGGTCGAGCGGTTTGAACAGGGCCGGTTTTCCAGTGCGGATGTTCTGGCGGTGCTGAAGGCGGGTTTGGTCGGGGGCGGGTCCAGCTTTGATCCTGTCGCCTTGGACCATGCCGAGATCGCGGGCGGCCCGATGGGGGCGGCCCGTGCCGCTGCCGAGCTGATCGCCCGCGCGTTCGTGGTGCCGGAGGCATGA
- a CDS encoding DUF2163 domain-containing protein, translating to MSGQSDAFLAHAATGITTLCRAWAIVRKDGKTFGFTDHDTELTFDDITFRADTGLSAAALAQSTGLSVDNTEALGALTDASVREDEIEAGRFDNAEVLAWMVNWSDPDVRWLQFRGTIGELRRAGGAFHAELRGLTEALNRPLGRIYQKPCTAVLGDRSCTFDLDVPGYRYEGAADRIVNGRVFEWDDLGGFEPQWFMRGRLDVVSGAAGGLWGMIKRDVFEDGVRRIELWEAIRGEITPEDQIRLTAGCDKRFETCRLKFNNLINFQGFPDLPSDDWMMAYPTSGGSNSGGSLR from the coding sequence ATGAGCGGGCAAAGCGACGCGTTTCTGGCCCATGCAGCGACAGGTATCACAACACTGTGCCGCGCCTGGGCGATTGTTCGGAAAGACGGCAAGACCTTTGGGTTTACGGACCACGACACTGAACTGACATTCGATGACATCACGTTTCGGGCGGACACTGGTCTGTCCGCAGCGGCCTTGGCGCAGAGCACCGGCTTGAGCGTCGATAATACGGAAGCGCTGGGCGCACTTACGGATGCCTCGGTGCGTGAAGATGAGATCGAGGCTGGCCGTTTCGACAATGCCGAAGTGCTTGCGTGGATGGTGAACTGGTCTGATCCCGATGTGCGATGGTTGCAGTTTCGCGGAACGATCGGGGAGTTGCGCCGCGCGGGCGGCGCGTTTCATGCAGAACTCCGGGGGCTTACGGAAGCACTTAACCGGCCGCTCGGGCGCATTTACCAGAAGCCCTGTACTGCTGTCCTGGGTGACCGGTCATGTACCTTCGACCTCGACGTGCCGGGATACAGGTATGAGGGCGCTGCCGATCGTATCGTCAATGGGCGCGTCTTCGAATGGGATGATCTGGGCGGGTTTGAGCCGCAGTGGTTCATGCGCGGACGGCTTGACGTGGTGTCGGGTGCCGCAGGCGGACTTTGGGGCATGATCAAGCGTGACGTGTTCGAAGACGGTGTCCGCCGGATCGAGCTGTGGGAAGCGATACGCGGAGAGATCACTCCGGAGGACCAGATCCGCTTGACCGCCGGTTGCGACAAACGGTTTGAGACCTGCCGTTTGAAATTCAACAACCTGATCAACTTCCAGGGTTTCCCGGACCTGCCCAGTGATGACTGGATGATGGCGTATCCGACCTCGGGCGGGTCGAATAGCGGAGGGAGCCTGAGATGA
- a CDS encoding phage tail tape measure protein has protein sequence MSDYNDEIENLEENTDGLRQTLDATSAMVTGFDGELRRMRESLAATNKDVATLEKGLSRGLRKAFDGLVFDGMSLSDALDGLANSMINATYNAAMKPVTDHVGGLLATGASNIFESILPFADGAPFSQGRVMPFASGGVVSSATPFGMRGGMGVMGEAGPEAIMPLARGPDGKLGVRGGGTQSGPTVVMNITTPDVQGFARSQNQIAAQMNRALSRANRNR, from the coding sequence ATGAGCGATTACAACGACGAGATCGAGAACCTCGAAGAGAACACGGACGGGTTGCGACAGACGCTGGATGCGACCTCGGCCATGGTGACGGGGTTTGATGGCGAATTGCGCCGGATGCGCGAGAGCCTGGCCGCGACGAACAAGGATGTGGCGACGCTGGAAAAGGGGCTGTCGCGCGGTTTGCGCAAGGCCTTTGACGGGCTGGTCTTTGACGGGATGAGCCTGTCGGATGCGCTTGATGGCCTCGCCAATTCGATGATCAACGCAACGTACAATGCCGCGATGAAGCCGGTCACCGACCATGTCGGCGGTTTGTTGGCGACGGGCGCGAGCAACATTTTTGAAAGCATCCTGCCCTTTGCGGATGGGGCGCCGTTCAGCCAGGGGCGCGTGATGCCCTTTGCATCGGGCGGTGTGGTCAGTTCGGCCACGCCCTTTGGCATGCGTGGCGGGATGGGTGTGATGGGTGAGGCGGGCCCCGAGGCGATCATGCCGCTGGCCCGCGGACCCGATGGAAAACTGGGTGTTCGCGGTGGCGGCACGCAAAGCGGTCCGACCGTGGTGATGAACATCACCACGCCGGACGTGCAGGGATTTGCCCGGTCGCAGAACCAGATCGCGGCACAGATGAACCGCGCGCTGAGTCGCGCCAACCGCAACCGTTAA
- a CDS encoding head-tail connector protein produces MMLNEVTTVPDGALPVEEFKAHLRLGSGFGNDSVQDAVLISFLRAAVTAIEARTGKVLIARDFVLSVTSLAAWDAVALPVAPVVAVHSVALVDRAGVETPVPGDAHWLERDMHRPRVRSVGVSLPTIPAAGALTVSFSAGYSAVWSEVPADLAQAVMLLAAHYYEFRNETSLSEGCMPFGVTSLIERYKPIRLGGGVR; encoded by the coding sequence ATGATGTTGAACGAGGTGACCACGGTGCCCGATGGCGCGCTGCCGGTCGAAGAATTCAAGGCGCATCTGCGTCTGGGCAGTGGCTTTGGCAATGACAGTGTGCAGGATGCTGTGTTGATCAGCTTTCTGCGCGCGGCTGTGACGGCAATTGAGGCGCGGACCGGCAAGGTGCTGATCGCGCGTGACTTTGTGCTGTCAGTGACGTCGCTGGCCGCATGGGATGCGGTTGCTTTGCCGGTGGCCCCTGTTGTTGCCGTCCATTCGGTGGCGCTGGTGGACCGTGCCGGGGTCGAAACGCCGGTGCCCGGCGACGCCCATTGGTTGGAGCGTGACATGCATCGTCCGCGTGTGCGGTCCGTTGGCGTGTCATTGCCGACCATTCCGGCGGCGGGTGCGCTGACCGTGTCCTTTTCCGCAGGATACAGTGCCGTTTGGTCCGAGGTTCCTGCAGATCTGGCTCAGGCCGTGATGTTGTTGGCTGCGCATTATTACGAGTTCAGGAACGAGACCAGCCTGAGCGAGGGGTGCATGCCCTTTGGCGTGACCAGCCTGATTGAGCGGTACAAGCCCATTCGTCTGGGCGGGGGTGTCCGGTGA
- a CDS encoding phage major tail protein, TP901-1 family, whose protein sequence is MGAQNGKDLLLKVDMTSDGQFETIAGLRATRVSFNAESVDVTSLESQGGWRELLAGAGVRSASITGAGVFKDEGTDERARQIFFDGETPNFQVIIPDFGIVEGPFQVTSLEYSGSHNGEATYEVSLASAGALVFTALVA, encoded by the coding sequence ATGGGTGCTCAGAACGGAAAGGACCTGCTGCTGAAGGTCGACATGACCTCGGACGGGCAGTTCGAAACCATCGCGGGTCTGCGGGCCACGCGTGTCAGTTTTAACGCCGAGAGCGTGGACGTCACGAGTCTGGAAAGTCAGGGCGGGTGGCGTGAACTGCTGGCCGGGGCCGGTGTGCGGTCGGCCAGCATCACGGGCGCGGGTGTGTTCAAGGATGAGGGCACAGACGAGCGGGCGCGCCAGATCTTTTTCGACGGCGAGACGCCGAACTTTCAGGTGATCATTCCCGATTTTGGCATTGTCGAGGGCCCGTTCCAGGTCACGTCGCTGGAGTATTCCGGCAGCCACAATGGCGAGGCCACCTATGAGGTGTCGCTGGCGTCAGCCGGTGCGCTTGTGTTCACGGCGCTTGTGGCCTGA
- a CDS encoding HK97 family phage prohead protease, with protein MQVETGLETKFARFGEGVEVQDGTVIEGYASLFGACDQGGDVVTKGAYAASLKAIAAEGRNVKMLWQHDPAHPIGVWDEVREDAKGLWVKGRLLPSIAKGREAAELIGAGAIDGLSIGYRTVKATKNDKGQRLLTELELWEVSLVTFPMLPSARVAAKAEEMSSDQDAHLRDMAAALRAARAELATR; from the coding sequence ATGCAGGTGGAAACCGGTCTGGAGACGAAATTTGCGCGCTTTGGCGAGGGTGTCGAAGTGCAGGACGGGACGGTCATCGAGGGCTATGCCAGCCTGTTCGGGGCCTGTGACCAGGGTGGCGATGTGGTGACGAAGGGGGCCTATGCGGCGTCCCTGAAGGCCATTGCTGCCGAGGGTCGCAATGTAAAGATGCTGTGGCAGCACGATCCGGCCCATCCCATCGGCGTGTGGGATGAGGTGCGGGAGGATGCCAAGGGGCTTTGGGTGAAGGGCCGGTTGCTGCCGTCCATTGCCAAGGGTCGCGAGGCGGCGGAGTTGATCGGGGCGGGGGCCATTGATGGGCTGTCCATCGGCTACCGCACCGTGAAGGCCACGAAGAATGACAAGGGCCAGCGGCTCTTGACCGAACTGGAGCTTTGGGAGGTGTCTTTGGTCACGTTCCCGATGCTGCCCAGTGCGCGGGTGGCGGCCAAGGCCGAAGAGATGTCTTCGGATCAGGACGCCCATCTGCGCGACATGGCGGCGGCCCTGCGGGCTGCGCGCGCGGAGTTGGCAACGCGCTGA
- a CDS encoding phage head closure protein: protein MKAPRLNRRLTLESPARVSDGAGGYTESWTPMGVLWAELTARTGRETLAAGAAVSAVPYAVVVRGAPVGHPERPVPEQRFRDGNRLFHVRSVAERDPEGRYLVCMADEEIAI from the coding sequence GTGAAGGCGCCGCGCCTGAACCGGCGCCTGACCCTTGAGAGCCCGGCCCGCGTGTCCGATGGGGCCGGGGGGTATACCGAAAGCTGGACGCCTATGGGCGTTCTGTGGGCCGAGCTGACCGCAAGGACGGGGCGCGAGACTCTCGCGGCGGGGGCTGCCGTGTCTGCGGTGCCCTATGCCGTTGTCGTGCGCGGTGCCCCAGTGGGCCACCCTGAGCGGCCTGTGCCCGAGCAGCGGTTTCGGGACGGCAACCGCCTGTTCCATGTGCGGAGTGTGGCGGAGCGTGATCCGGAGGGCCGGTATCTGGTCTGCATGGCTGACGAGGAGATCGCGATATGA